Proteins encoded within one genomic window of Streptomyces sp. NBC_01314:
- a CDS encoding rhodanese-like domain-containing protein: MPTVEVGDLKDDDFLLDVREDDEWQAGHAEGALHIPISEFVARYGEVTEAAPQDGRIHVICRSGGRSAQVTMYLVQQGLDAVNVDGGMQVWAAAGRPVVDDEGASGFVL, from the coding sequence GTGCCCACGGTTGAGGTCGGAGACCTCAAGGACGACGACTTTCTGCTGGATGTCCGGGAGGACGACGAGTGGCAGGCGGGTCACGCCGAAGGGGCGCTGCACATCCCCATCAGTGAGTTCGTGGCGCGCTACGGCGAGGTGACCGAGGCGGCTCCGCAGGACGGCAGGATTCATGTGATCTGCCGCTCGGGCGGTCGTTCGGCGCAGGTCACCATGTACCTCGTCCAGCAGGGCCTCGACGCCGTGAACGTGGACGGCGGCATGCAGGTCTGGGCAGCCGCCGGCCGTCCGGTGGTGGACGACGAGGGCGCGTCCGGGTTCGTTCTCTAG
- a CDS encoding DUF5819 family protein, with product MDANDEVSNARRGPDEPEGPASVSEGNPQAQPPQQTPASAPASTPTSASSLTSAPAAPSSPESPRPRPEQMAEPVRSTAGIAALTLPYQIAVALVLAVVAVATCAHVGLVFLHIAPSNTLTKQHGGAVDEWVYPEFEQNWKLFAPNPLQQNISVQARAEVRTADGETRETGWYDLSGLDGAAIDRNPVPSHTQQNELRRAWDFYVSTHDGEDRATTSRGDLSERYVRRIVVMRLDREQADGPDGVIERIQLRSRTTNVPSPEWSEEKVSDKPVVRELPWWSVTGDDRTDAAANAAGAGRAVTGRTEAGAE from the coding sequence ATGGACGCGAACGACGAGGTCTCGAACGCCCGGCGGGGGCCGGACGAGCCCGAGGGCCCCGCCTCCGTGAGCGAGGGGAACCCGCAGGCCCAGCCTCCCCAGCAGACCCCGGCCTCGGCCCCAGCCTCGACCCCGACCTCGGCCTCGTCCCTGACCTCGGCCCCCGCAGCCCCGTCCTCGCCGGAGTCTCCCCGGCCGCGACCCGAGCAGATGGCCGAACCGGTGCGGTCGACCGCCGGTATCGCGGCGCTCACCCTGCCGTACCAGATCGCCGTGGCGCTGGTGCTCGCGGTCGTGGCGGTGGCGACCTGTGCGCACGTCGGGCTGGTGTTTCTCCATATCGCACCCTCGAACACGCTGACGAAGCAGCACGGTGGGGCGGTGGACGAATGGGTGTACCCGGAGTTCGAGCAGAACTGGAAGCTGTTCGCGCCGAACCCGTTGCAGCAGAACATCTCGGTGCAGGCGCGCGCCGAGGTCCGTACCGCGGACGGTGAGACGCGCGAGACCGGCTGGTACGACCTGTCCGGGCTGGACGGCGCCGCGATCGACAGGAATCCGGTGCCGAGCCACACCCAGCAGAACGAGCTGCGCCGGGCCTGGGACTTCTATGTCTCCACACACGACGGCGAGGACCGCGCCACCACCTCGCGCGGCGACCTCTCCGAGCGCTATGTGCGCCGCATCGTGGTGATGCGCCTCGACCGCGAGCAGGCCGACGGTCCCGACGGTGTGATCGAGCGGATCCAGCTCCGATCCCGTACGACCAACGTGCCGTCGCCCGAGTGGAGCGAGGAAAAGGTGTCCGACAAACCCGTCGTCCGTGAGCTGCCCTGGTGGTCGGTGACCGGTGATGACCGGACGGACGCCGCCGCCAACGCGGCCGGCGCCGGCCGGGCCGTCACCGGCCGGACGGAGGCGGGCGCCGAATGA
- a CDS encoding acyl-CoA dehydrogenase family protein encodes MDFTFTEEQQAAAEAARAVFAGVAPDGVPSPSLVPGAVADDFDRVLWAKLAEADLLSLLLDPSYGGSGLDPIALCLVLRESAKVLARGPLLESSAAAVAVQAHGSEELKTDLLARVGRGEIVLTVAAHGRTGHDPAELAVTARRDADGAWVLDGVQTAVPWAYNADFVVVPATVPPESVAPGVPGDGAEQDAAAAADGRTVLALVPRVHDGVTLAEQISTSGERLARLRLDSARIAARNVIDAEGAWERLRELLATGTCALALGLGEGVLGMTSEYAGKREQFGFPIASFQAVAVQAADRFIDLRAMEATLWQAAWRITSGAGGALPVGGDVSVAKIWASEGVRRVVQTAQHLHGGFGADVEYPLHRYHAWAKYLELSLGPAAAHEEALGDLLAAHPLG; translated from the coding sequence GTGGACTTCACCTTCACCGAGGAACAGCAGGCGGCGGCCGAGGCGGCGAGGGCGGTGTTCGCCGGGGTCGCGCCGGACGGGGTACCGAGCCCCTCTCTCGTGCCGGGGGCCGTGGCCGACGACTTCGACCGGGTCCTGTGGGCGAAGCTCGCCGAGGCGGACCTGCTCAGCCTGTTGCTGGACCCCTCGTACGGCGGCTCGGGCCTCGATCCGATCGCGTTGTGCCTGGTGCTGCGCGAGTCGGCGAAGGTGCTGGCCAGGGGACCGCTGCTGGAGAGCAGCGCGGCCGCCGTGGCCGTACAGGCGCACGGGAGTGAAGAGCTGAAGACGGATCTGCTCGCACGCGTCGGCCGGGGCGAGATCGTCCTGACCGTCGCCGCGCACGGCCGCACCGGCCACGACCCGGCCGAACTCGCCGTGACCGCACGGCGGGACGCCGACGGCGCCTGGGTCCTGGACGGCGTGCAGACAGCGGTGCCATGGGCGTACAACGCGGACTTCGTCGTCGTCCCCGCGACGGTCCCACCGGAGTCGGTCGCCCCCGGCGTGCCCGGCGACGGAGCCGAGCAGGACGCTGCCGCTGCCGCCGACGGCCGGACCGTGCTCGCCCTCGTTCCCCGCGTCCACGACGGGGTGACGCTCGCCGAGCAGATCTCCACCAGCGGCGAACGGCTCGCGCGGTTGCGGCTGGACTCGGCACGGATCGCCGCCCGGAACGTCATCGACGCCGAGGGGGCGTGGGAGCGGCTGCGGGAGCTGCTGGCCACCGGAACGTGCGCGCTGGCGCTCGGCCTCGGCGAAGGTGTACTAGGCATGACCAGCGAATACGCCGGAAAAAGGGAACAGTTCGGTTTCCCGATCGCCTCGTTCCAGGCCGTCGCTGTACAGGCCGCCGACCGCTTCATCGACCTTCGCGCGATGGAGGCGACGCTGTGGCAGGCCGCCTGGCGCATCACCTCCGGCGCGGGGGGTGCGCTGCCCGTCGGCGGGGACGTCTCCGTGGCCAAGATCTGGGCCTCGGAGGGGGTACGACGAGTCGTGCAGACCGCCCAGCATCTGCACGGGGGCTTCGGCGCCGACGTCGAATACCCCCTGCACCGCTATCACGCCTGGGCCAAGTACCTCGAACTGTCACTCGGCCCCGCAGCAGCCCACGAGGAGGCGCTGGGCGACCTTCTCGCAGCGCACCCACTGGGCTGA